A segment of the Fibrobacter succinogenes subsp. succinogenes S85 genome:
TGCTTTCGCTGTACCCGAAAAAACACGGTATGATAATAATGTATAATTTTTCTTGTATGAACGACTCTCAATTTCGCCCTAGTTTTAAACAGCTTGACGCTTATCATTCATTTAATGGTTCTATCCGTGTTCCGGGGTCCAAAAGTATTACCAATCGTGTGCTTTTGATTTCGGCCATTGCTAACGGGACAACTCGCTTGCACAACCTGCTGCGTAGCGACGATACCCGCTATATGGGCGAGGCTTTAAAACGTCTTGGCGTGAAGGTTGATTTTTCGGACGATTATACGGATGCTGTTGTTGAAGGCCATGGCAAGCCGTTTGATGCAGGCAATTTCCCGGTGGAGCTTTATCTCGGGAACGCCGGTACGGCGATGCGCTCCTTGACGGCCGCGCTTTCGCTTGGCTGGGGCAAGTTCATTTTGCGCGGTGAAGAACGCATGGGTGAACGCCCGATTCTCGACTTGGTCGATGCGCTCAGTACGCTTGGTGCCGACATCAAGTATCTGGAATCCGAAGGCTACCCGCCGGTCCGCATCAAGGCCGATGGTCTCAAGGGTGGCGATGTGAGCGTTCGCGGTAACATTTCGAGCCAGTACCTCACGGCCCTTTTGATTTGCGCTCCGTACTGCAAGACCCCGCTTCACATCCATGTGGAAGGCAAGCTGATTTCTGCACCGTACATTGAACTCACGCTCGATGTGATGAAGTGCTTTGGCGTGAACGTGCGCCACAACGACCTGACGGACTTCTACGTGCCGCAGGGCGTGTACCAGAGCCCCGGTGACTATTATGTCGAGGGCGATGCAAGCTCTGCCACTTACCCCCTTGCCGCTGCCGCTATTTCTGGTGGTGAAGTGAAGGTCTTGGGAATCAGTGAAGACAGTATCCAGGGCGATATTGCCTTTATCGATGTCCTGAAGCGCATGGGTGTTGATGTTACTCCGAGCGTGGAACCTAGTGGCGAAAAGTGCATTATCTGCAAGGGACCTAAAGACCGCCGTTTGCGTAGCCTTGGCGATTTTAGCGCTGTCGAAATTCCTGATGCCGCCATGACGCTTGCCGTGCTTGCTCTGTTTGCGGATGCTCCGACGACGATTCGCGGCATTGGCAGCTGGCGCGTGAAAGAGACCGACCGCATTGCGGCCATGGTGGCAGAACTCCGCAAAGTGGGTGCGACCGTCTCCTCTGACATGGATTCGATTACGATTGAACCGCCGAAGGAATTGCGACCGGCGACGATTGAAACTTACAATGACCACCGCATGGCGATGTGCTTTAGCCTTGTCTCGCTCGGTGGCGTGCCCATCAAGATTCTCGACCCTGCGTGTGTGAACAAGACTTATCCCCATTTCTTTGAAGATTTCGGAAGACTCGCTCAATGATAAGCCTCGTCTCGAAGATTCTTGCCACAAGTTATGCACGGCTCGCGATCTGCGCTGGCCTCGTGTTTGGCGCTCTTGCTGCCCCCGCTACGGCGGCGACTTCGGCAGATACGCTTTCGATTTGGGTCATGGACAATGGTCTTGGCTCAAAAAATGCGATGAAGCGCCTTGTGAAAAAGTTCTATCGCGAGACGGGAATCCCGGTCAAGCTGACTTCGCTTAGCTGGGGTGAAGCGTTCAGAAAAATCACGTTCACGTTTGCCGATTCAAATGATGTCGCTCCTGACGTGATTCAGCTTGGTTCCACTTGGGTTCCTCATTTTGCATCGACAGGTGCCATCCGCCCTATCGACAACTTGATTTCGAAAATCGATACGGCACGATTCCTGGGCGAGGGCCTCCGCAGCACGCATATTTCAGGAAAGCCCGAGACGTATGCGGTGCCGTGGTTTATTGATGTTCGCGGCTTTTTCGTCAACGAACGCATTTGGCGCGAGCTCGGTTTAGAGGATTCAGATTTTGAGTCGTATGCGCATGTGCTTGGCGTCTTGAAGACTATTGCTAGTTCGGATTTGACGACAGAAGTAGGCGTCAAGGTGACACCGTTTACGCTTCCCGGAAAAGATGACTGGGCGGGTCAGCAGTGCATGGCGCCGTTTGTCTGGAGCCATGGTGGAGATTTCGTAGTGCCCGCAGGCAAGGGTTACCGCAGTGCGCTTTTGGATTCGAACACGCTTGTCGGACTTGCGCTTTACGCCAACATCATGGGCGATGCGCAAATGGCGCCTCTTAGCTTGTACGAGAATTCATCGGACAATGCCGAAGGCTTTGTGCGTTCGGAACGCGTGATCCATTACGGTACTTCTGAACTGATCAAGCAGCTGGAATATCCGGAAGAAGCCGGTGGCCTTGCCAATTCGGCGATTGCAAAGGATGGCATCAAGGTCTTGGATTTACCTGCAGGTCCGCATGGAAGATTCTCGTTCATGGGCGGTAGCCACTTGGCGCTTGGCAACAAGAAGGACACGTCCAAGTATGTGCTTGCCGAACAGTTGCTTGCCTACATGCTCCGCGCCGACAACATCGATGCGTTCTCGCGTCAGGTCGGGTTCTTGCCTGCAGATCGCAGTATTCTCCACATCTGGAATCGCGATTCGCGCTATTCCAAGATTGTCGCTGAACTTGAGCATAGCCGTAGCTTCCCGAATATCCCGGAATGGGGCGAAGTTGAAAAAATTCTGATAGATCTTTCAAATGGCATGGGAGCCATGTTTGTGAGGACGAAGCACAAGAAAAAACGCAGTGCTGCCCTTGCACAGATGGTCTATGACGCCCATACGAAAATCAATGGAATCCTGAATTATCCGGACAGCTCAAACGGCTCGGAAAGAATGCACTGGGCTCAGCACATCTTTTTACAGGAATATAGAGAAATTTATCCAAAAAGCTCTGCCAATATCATTGGACGGAGCGAGTTGCCTGCGGCAGACGAATTTAAAAGCTGGCTTGTATCGTCCAAGTACATGCTCGCTTCTCTTGGCGCAGGATTTTTGGTCATCTGTGTAATTGTGGCTTGCTATAAAAGAAAGAAGAAGTAGTTCTCGCTCATGAATAAGTTGTTTAAAGTCGCCTCATTGTTGCCTTTTTTTGTGGCACCGCTTTTTGCACATGTCAACGTGGCCTCTTACAAGAGCTATGTGGATTCGCTTTTGCCTGGCTCGCGTTTTGGAATGTCGCTTCGCTCTGTGAAAATGGGCAAGGAAATCGGGAATGTGAACGGCAATGAATTGTTCACTCCGGCAAGTACGCTCAAGACTTTGACGACGGCCGCTGCAATTCATTTGTTGCCTTTAGACTATGAGCCGAAAACCGAAATGACGGTGTTTGGCGATATCAACAAAAAGAAGCGTACGCTGACGGGAACGCTTAAAGTCCGTGGCGAAGGCGACCCGAACATCTCGGCGAGATATTACGATGACCCGTTCTACATTTTGAACAACATGGCCGATTCCCTCCGTGCGATGGGCGTTGATACGATTGTAGGTCAAATTGATTTGGATACGAGTTATTATACGGGTCCGTGGAAGGCAGAAAATTGGCGCCGCAATTATTATGATTCCTGGTACGGTGCTGAAATTGGTCCGCTAGGTTTTAACGACAACTGTGTGACCATCCGTTTTTGGCCGGGGTATTTCATTGGCGATACTGCAGTCGTTTCTATACAGCCCGACGTGGGCTATGTCAAGGTTGTAAACAACTTAAAGACTGTCAAGGGAACTAAGAAAAAATGGGTCTATGGAATTGATCCGGACAAGTCTATCATTACGCTTGGCGGGACGATTGGCGAAGATATCGATTCTGCAAGTATGGTGCTCCCCATCCGTAATCCGATTGGATATTTCAGGGCGGCGTTTATGTACGCGCTCAAGGATCGCGGCATCGTCTTTAAGGAAGATGCAACAATTGCTTCCAATACAGAACTGAAAAAGTTCTCGTATTCGGCGGCGCCTCTCTTGAGTATCCTTGACGAAATCAATCAGCGCAGCCAGAACTTCCATGCTGAAACGCTGTTGAGAAATCTCGGGGCGCAAATTGCAGGCGAAGGCAGCGTTGAAGGCGGTCGCAAGGCGGAACGCCGGTTCCTCCAGGATATGGGACTGAAAGCATCTGATTTTGAAGTGTTCGATGGCAGTGGACTTTCTCCTGAAAACAAGGTGAAACCTTCAACAGTCGCGAGATTGCTGGCGAAGATGGCTCGCCACCCGAAGGGTGCCTACTATATCAATAGTTTTGCAAGTCCGGGCGTGGGCTCCGGTGCAAAGCGAATGATCGATTTTGAAGCCCCGTGGCTTACACGATTCAAGACGGGCTACATTGCGGAAGTCCACGGCTTGGTCGGTTATATTTACACGGTGGATGGCGATACGCTGACGGCGGCCATGTACTTGAACGGCACCAATACCAATCCGGATTACAAGAGCAAGGATGTTCTCGATACGCTTTGGATGCGCCTTATCAGCTACACCAACAATAATTACAAGTCGCTTTTGCAAATGAAGACTTTGTGGCTTGATGCCCAGGGCGTTAGCGGGCTCAACAAGCGCCTGGATTATTTCTCGAAGCGCTTGATTGGAACTCCCTATAAGCTTGGCCCGATGGGCGAAGGCCATTTGGATACGGTTGAAGATAAGCCGCTAGTTTATCTGGACTCAGTTGATTGTGTGACGTACTTGGAACATGTCGTTGCCCTTGCGATGGCTAAGAGCGAAAAGTCTCTGTATCGCCAGTTGCAGCGCCTCCGTTATAAAGGCGGCAAGGTGAGTTTCCTCAACCGTAAGCATTACCTGCTTGACGACTGGGTGGGCGAAGGCAAGTATGCAAAAGTCATCCCGATGGAAAACGAAGTTTCTGTGGAACGCACGATGCCCAAGAGGGAATTCTTCACTAACCACAACGTGAAATACACGGGCAAGGATACGCCTGTCAATGTGCGCTATATGCCTTTGGACAAGGCGATTGAAATGGCAAAGAAAACGTACAAGGGCGCCATGAAGGTTCTTGGCGTAGGCATTGTCGGGAGTTCTGACAAGATTGACCTCACGCATACGGGATTTGTGATTTTCTATCCGGGACAAAAGCCGATACTGCGCCACGCTTCATCGCAAAAGAAGCAAGTCGTAGAAGTCCCGCTCGCCGAATACCTGCAGACCCGCAAAGTCCCCGGCGTCACGTTCTTTAAGTTTATTCAGCACTAGCTGTTAGTCAATAGTAGATTGCCCTTTGTCATGCCGGATTTTATTTTCTTTGACCACTTAATACTTTAGTATTTATGTGGTCATGATCCGCGGATGGGGACGGCATCTCCTTTATCTTTGCTTTTATACATGCAGTCATCTACTTGGACGATGCGTCTTGAAGTTGTAAGGAATTTTATATAAATTCATCTTTGAAAATTTAAACATAGGAGAATCTCTTATGGAAAAGAAAGTGAAAACGTTTGGATTTGAAAAAATGCTCGCCGTTTTGGTGGTTGCCTTTGCATGCGAGTGCATGTGGGGGTGTTCGGACGATGTGACGTTTGAATGGGAAAGAACTCGGCGAAATGCTAAGGTTATCGGCTTTGTCGATGACTCGTTGGTGATGGTGGGCGATTATCGTTTTTGGCTAGAATCGAAAGAGACGTGGAATGGGGGGCGCTATGACGATGAAGATGCCGGAAATCCTCGTTTGTGCGTTTATAATTATCGTGTGCAGGAAGATGGCCCTCGGTGGTGTGATTCTGTATCGGAGTTGCATTCGTCAAGTTGGTTCTATGGGCAGTTGACGGATTCTGTAGTTTGGGGAAGTGGCTTGCCCAATTCTATTAAGTTATGGAAAATAGGAGAGAAACCACATGAATTGAAATTGAATCCTGAATTTGAAGGATGTAGTAAAAAAGTTGATGCAAGGCGTATACATGAATGGGTTGATGGCAAGTTTATTGTTTTGGGGACTGCATCTGTAAACGGAAAAACTTTAGAAAATGCTTTTTTTGCGCCAGAATATGGTGATGAATATTGTCAATATGCCGTTTTGGATACTTTGAAAAGAATTGTTACTTATAAACGGCTGGAAAAGGATTTGGAATGGATTAGGAAATGTGATGATTTAAAAGCGATAGGTGAAGATGTGTATTGTTTGTTTTTGGATAAACGTTTGTTTAATGTGTATGTTGCTGTAAATTCAGAAATTAAGGATAGCTTGATGAAAGAAACATTTAAGTTGAATAGATTTGCGAATGTGGCCTTTATTGGGAGTTACATGAATATATATCAAAGTCTTTGTGCTTTTGGAAATGGCTGGCATAAATGGATAACGAATTTTAATTCGCAAGGTATTTCGTTTGGTGATGGAAATGGGGATTACATAACCTATGAATAGAGTGATTGTGGAAAAATTACTTGTTTTTGTGATGGTTTTTACCATTAGTTGTTTCGCTGTTTCCAAACCGATGGAGTCTGTAGAAAACTACAATATCCTAATGGTTCATGGTGCATATGGCTGGAATGAAGGATTTATTTGGCCTCATATGCCAAAAAGTTATTGGGAAGATGATTATGGAATGGAAGATCTGTGGTTCCAAGATCATGTTGAGTATGGGACGATTATTGGAGAGGATACGATTTTTGCTAATCCGAAATTATCCGATGTTATTAAAAAACTGGATGAAGAACTTCCTTCAGCCTACGATGATACTGTTTATTTAGGGAAGGCAAATCTTGGTCGTTATGATAGTGAAGATCGACTTACCTATTGGTTGAACAAGAATATTTTCGAAGACGATTCATCTAGGAAACCTCGAGATTCGTATATCTACCATTGGCGTTCTTTTTCGAATCCGGCGAATAGTTCCAGCAATAATGCTCATGAATTAGGTGATAGAAAATGGAATCAGGGAAATTTGTCTTTTGGAAATGGCGGATTTGGTCATCGTCGAACTTTGATGGAAGAAGCTCAAGAAGTGAAAGCATGGGGTGTGAGTGAAATTCAGAATGAAATTGCCCATACCTCAAAGGAGCTTTAGCTCCGAGCTCATACCCCAAAAACCGCTACAACAGCGAATCTAGCGCGACGATGGCCACAAGGCTGTAGTCGCCTTTTTTGTCTTCTGGCGCGGAGGCTTCGTCAAAGGCGTTGTTTTCGAAAATCGTCCAGGCGTCGGGTTCCCACCCGTAGGCATTCATCGTGAGCTCGTTGCCCATCGCAATTTCGGCGGCTTCGACCTCTTCCCACTTGATGTTCCCGGCGGGCGCCTTGTAGTAGCGCAACATGCCGATTGCGTCCATCATTTCGGGATAGTTGTCCACAAACTCGTAAACGCAGTCCTTGTAGCTCTTGCCGCTTACGCGCACGACTTCGAACGTTCTGTTGTCCTGAAGGAACTTGGAAAGGTCGCCGTGGTGCATCTCGATTTTGGCATTCTTGCCAAAGAACGTAGTGAGTTCGCGAAAAACTTCGGAATCTTCTTCGAGAAGCGGCGCGAGCCTCTTGATTTGCGATGTAATTTCTTCTGGCATGGCCTAAAGATAAGAAATTTGTATTTTACGGGAGCGCGCAAAAATGAAACGCCTTGATTTGACCTCGTTTTTAGGGGTAAATTGTGAGTTAATTTTGGGCGTAAAGTTCGCTTTTTATGGTAGCTCTTACTATCTTTATGGCGAAAAAGGGCTCCAGGGAAGTACCTTGGGGAAACCGTTTCGGTTGTCAAAGAAATAAAACGAAGGATTTATGGCAAATCGTGTTGTTATCGGCTCCCAGTGGGGCGACGAAGGAAAAGCCAAGGTTGTAGATTTCTTAACGCTCGATGCAGACTATATCGTGCGTTTCCAGGGCGGCGCTAACGCCGGTCACACTGTGGAAGTTGGCGACAAGAAGTTCGTCTTCCACCTTATTCCCTCGGGCATTATGCACCCGGACAAGATTTGCGTCATCGGTAACGGTGTCGTGCTCGACCCGATCCAGACTCTGAACGAAATTGCTGACCTTCACACGAAGGGCATCAACCCGGAAGGCCGTCTGTTCATCGCTAACAACGCACACGTCGTGCTCCCGTACCACTCCACCTTGGACCGCGCCAAGGAAAAGAAGGCCGGCAAGGCCGCTATCGGTACTACGGGTCGCGGTATCGGTCCGTGCTATAGCGACAAGGTGAACCGCATCGGTGTCCGCGTGGGTGACCTCATGGACGAACGCGAACTCCGTCCGCGCGTTGAAGCCATGGCCAAGGTCCACAACGAAGAATTTAAGGTGATGTACGATGTTCCGGAAATTGATCCGGAAGTGGTCATCAAGGACTATCTTGAACTCGGCCAGAAGATCAAGCCGTTCGTTGCTGACGTGAGCGAAATGCTCTACAAGGCAGTGAAGGAAGGCAAGCGCCTCGTGTTCGAAGGTGCTCAGGGTACTATCCTTGACGTCGACCAGGGTACCTACCCGTTCGTGACCTCCAGCAACACGGTTGCCGGTTACGCAAGCTGCGGCGCAGGCATTGGCCCCACGGCTATCGACCAGGTTGTCGGTGTCGTCAAGGCTTACACGACCCGCGTGGGTAACGGTCCGTTCCCGACCGAACTTTTGGACGAAACGGGCGACACGCTCCGCAAGATCGGTAACGAATATGGTGCAACGACCGGTCGTAACCGCCGCTGCGGTTGGTTCGACGCTCCGGTGGTCCGCAAGGCTGCCGTGGTGAATGGCCTCACGCACCTCGCCATC
Coding sequences within it:
- a CDS encoding adenylosuccinate synthase, giving the protein MANRVVIGSQWGDEGKAKVVDFLTLDADYIVRFQGGANAGHTVEVGDKKFVFHLIPSGIMHPDKICVIGNGVVLDPIQTLNEIADLHTKGINPEGRLFIANNAHVVLPYHSTLDRAKEKKAGKAAIGTTGRGIGPCYSDKVNRIGVRVGDLMDERELRPRVEAMAKVHNEEFKVMYDVPEIDPEVVIKDYLELGQKIKPFVADVSEMLYKAVKEGKRLVFEGAQGTILDVDQGTYPFVTSSNTVAGYASCGAGIGPTAIDQVVGVVKAYTTRVGNGPFPTELLDETGDTLRKIGNEYGATTGRNRRCGWFDAPVVRKAAVVNGLTHLAITKLDVLDTFDTIKICTHYECDGEKIENFPNQLSKVGRCVPVYEEMPGWKCDTTKCRKLEELPANARKYLERMAELVGVKIGMISIGAKRDQSIVVDLD
- the aroA gene encoding 3-phosphoshikimate 1-carboxyvinyltransferase — protein: MNDSQFRPSFKQLDAYHSFNGSIRVPGSKSITNRVLLISAIANGTTRLHNLLRSDDTRYMGEALKRLGVKVDFSDDYTDAVVEGHGKPFDAGNFPVELYLGNAGTAMRSLTAALSLGWGKFILRGEERMGERPILDLVDALSTLGADIKYLESEGYPPVRIKADGLKGGDVSVRGNISSQYLTALLICAPYCKTPLHIHVEGKLISAPYIELTLDVMKCFGVNVRHNDLTDFYVPQGVYQSPGDYYVEGDASSATYPLAAAAISGGEVKVLGISEDSIQGDIAFIDVLKRMGVDVTPSVEPSGEKCIICKGPKDRRLRSLGDFSAVEIPDAAMTLAVLALFADAPTTIRGIGSWRVKETDRIAAMVAELRKVGATVSSDMDSITIEPPKELRPATIETYNDHRMAMCFSLVSLGGVPIKILDPACVNKTYPHFFEDFGRLAQ
- the dacB gene encoding D-alanyl-D-alanine carboxypeptidase/D-alanyl-D-alanine endopeptidase; translated protein: MNKLFKVASLLPFFVAPLFAHVNVASYKSYVDSLLPGSRFGMSLRSVKMGKEIGNVNGNELFTPASTLKTLTTAAAIHLLPLDYEPKTEMTVFGDINKKKRTLTGTLKVRGEGDPNISARYYDDPFYILNNMADSLRAMGVDTIVGQIDLDTSYYTGPWKAENWRRNYYDSWYGAEIGPLGFNDNCVTIRFWPGYFIGDTAVVSIQPDVGYVKVVNNLKTVKGTKKKWVYGIDPDKSIITLGGTIGEDIDSASMVLPIRNPIGYFRAAFMYALKDRGIVFKEDATIASNTELKKFSYSAAPLLSILDEINQRSQNFHAETLLRNLGAQIAGEGSVEGGRKAERRFLQDMGLKASDFEVFDGSGLSPENKVKPSTVARLLAKMARHPKGAYYINSFASPGVGSGAKRMIDFEAPWLTRFKTGYIAEVHGLVGYIYTVDGDTLTAAMYLNGTNTNPDYKSKDVLDTLWMRLISYTNNNYKSLLQMKTLWLDAQGVSGLNKRLDYFSKRLIGTPYKLGPMGEGHLDTVEDKPLVYLDSVDCVTYLEHVVALAMAKSEKSLYRQLQRLRYKGGKVSFLNRKHYLLDDWVGEGKYAKVIPMENEVSVERTMPKREFFTNHNVKYTGKDTPVNVRYMPLDKAIEMAKKTYKGAMKVLGVGIVGSSDKIDLTHTGFVIFYPGQKPILRHASSQKKQVVEVPLAEYLQTRKVPGVTFFKFIQH
- a CDS encoding extracellular solute-binding protein, producing MISLVSKILATSYARLAICAGLVFGALAAPATAATSADTLSIWVMDNGLGSKNAMKRLVKKFYRETGIPVKLTSLSWGEAFRKITFTFADSNDVAPDVIQLGSTWVPHFASTGAIRPIDNLISKIDTARFLGEGLRSTHISGKPETYAVPWFIDVRGFFVNERIWRELGLEDSDFESYAHVLGVLKTIASSDLTTEVGVKVTPFTLPGKDDWAGQQCMAPFVWSHGGDFVVPAGKGYRSALLDSNTLVGLALYANIMGDAQMAPLSLYENSSDNAEGFVRSERVIHYGTSELIKQLEYPEEAGGLANSAIAKDGIKVLDLPAGPHGRFSFMGGSHLALGNKKDTSKYVLAEQLLAYMLRADNIDAFSRQVGFLPADRSILHIWNRDSRYSKIVAELEHSRSFPNIPEWGEVEKILIDLSNGMGAMFVRTKHKKKRSAALAQMVYDAHTKINGILNYPDSSNGSERMHWAQHIFLQEYREIYPKSSANIIGRSELPAADEFKSWLVSSKYMLASLGAGFLVICVIVACYKRKKK